In Bacillus sp. DX3.1, the following proteins share a genomic window:
- a CDS encoding ABC transporter ATP-binding protein — MSVLEVKGLTKVYQSKGSVATTALHDINFKIEEGEFVGIMGPSGSGKTTLLNLLATIDKPTSGHVYMNDEEINQMRAAKLAAFRRTHLGFIFQDFNLLDTLSIKENIILPLVMANRSVKEIDTKVLEIAKFLNIEEILNKKVYEVSGGQQQRAAAARAIIHEPTLILADEPTGNLDSKSAKSLMGALQDLHEKKKVTIAMVTHDPVAASYCERILFIRDGEIFSEIHKGKTKQAFFQEILDVLAMLGGEYHELSPARA; from the coding sequence ATGAGTGTTCTCGAAGTAAAAGGTTTGACGAAAGTCTATCAATCAAAAGGTTCAGTGGCAACGACCGCTTTACATGATATAAATTTTAAAATTGAGGAAGGCGAATTTGTTGGGATTATGGGGCCTTCAGGAAGCGGGAAAACAACGCTTCTTAATTTGTTAGCAACAATCGATAAACCGACATCAGGGCATGTGTACATGAATGATGAAGAAATTAACCAAATGCGTGCAGCAAAACTAGCAGCATTTCGCCGTACACATTTAGGATTCATTTTCCAAGATTTTAACTTGCTTGATACGTTATCCATTAAAGAAAATATCATTTTGCCGCTTGTGATGGCAAACCGTTCTGTAAAAGAAATTGATACAAAGGTGCTTGAAATTGCGAAGTTTTTAAACATCGAAGAAATTTTAAATAAAAAAGTGTACGAAGTATCAGGTGGTCAGCAGCAACGTGCTGCAGCGGCACGTGCGATTATTCATGAGCCAACGTTAATTTTAGCTGATGAACCGACGGGGAACTTAGATTCAAAATCAGCAAAATCATTAATGGGCGCACTTCAAGATTTACATGAAAAGAAAAAAGTAACGATTGCGATGGTAACGCATGACCCTGTCGCTGCAAGCTATTGTGAGCGCATTCTCTTTATTCGTGATGGGGAAATTTTCTCCGAAATACATAAAGGAAAAACAAAACAAGCCTTTTTCCAAGAAATTTTAGATGTACTTGCGATGCTAGGGGGAGAATACCATGAACTTTCGCCAGCTCGCGCTTAA
- a CDS encoding sensor histidine kinase has product MKHKAYIIDRFPLIVSYIVSLCLFGLVLQLHALLEKQSIHWSTWLYGFLLATVVFLFYLIYDYRKRAVFLKRVTQYIDGGYTLHDSLLIDTSYSSEQEVMVEAFTLLRQQYMNQVHEQSAKEQQQIIFMNQWIHQMKTPVSVIELLLQKLGQTHRETRETVESIREENNRILHGLDLALHMARLEQFAKDYKVEEVNVVEIVRDAINQHRKTFIQYSVYPKIMFEKEQYMIASDQKWIGIAINQIIMNALKYTKISLTEKKEIQFQMEETDKTILLHICDNGIGIPKQDTKRIFEPFFTGINGRKTREATGMGLYITKQICDHLSHGISVQSIENEGTTFTFQFSKDKGYHKLMRKMTKL; this is encoded by the coding sequence ATGAAGCATAAGGCTTATATTATTGATCGTTTCCCATTGATTGTATCCTATATTGTAAGCCTATGTTTGTTTGGACTTGTACTACAATTGCATGCACTATTAGAGAAGCAATCGATACATTGGAGTACGTGGTTATACGGTTTTTTATTAGCGACAGTCGTTTTTTTGTTTTACCTGATTTACGATTATCGAAAGCGGGCCGTATTTTTAAAAAGAGTAACACAATATATTGATGGAGGGTATACTTTACATGATTCGTTATTGATAGATACTTCTTATTCATCTGAACAAGAAGTAATGGTTGAAGCATTTACATTGCTAAGACAACAATATATGAACCAAGTACATGAGCAGTCTGCAAAAGAGCAACAACAAATAATTTTTATGAACCAATGGATTCATCAAATGAAAACGCCGGTGTCTGTTATAGAATTATTGTTGCAAAAGTTAGGACAAACGCACCGCGAGACGCGAGAGACGGTTGAAAGTATTCGTGAAGAAAACAATCGTATTTTACACGGTTTAGATTTAGCACTACATATGGCACGGCTTGAACAGTTTGCAAAAGATTATAAAGTGGAAGAAGTGAATGTGGTAGAGATCGTTCGTGATGCTATTAATCAGCATCGAAAAACATTCATCCAATATTCCGTATATCCAAAAATAATGTTTGAAAAAGAACAATATATGATAGCTTCTGACCAAAAGTGGATCGGAATCGCGATCAATCAAATTATCATGAACGCACTGAAGTATACAAAAATCTCCCTAACTGAGAAAAAAGAGATCCAGTTTCAAATGGAAGAAACGGACAAGACGATTTTATTACATATTTGTGATAACGGTATCGGGATTCCAAAGCAAGATACAAAGCGGATTTTTGAACCGTTTTTTACAGGGATAAACGGACGAAAAACAAGGGAAGCGACAGGAATGGGTTTATATATAACAAAGCAAATTTGTGATCATCTCAGTCATGGAATTTCTGTACAGTCGATAGAGAATGAAGGGACAACCTTTACTTTCCAATTTTCAAAAGATAAAGGATATCATAAATTAATGAGAAAAATGACAAAATTGTAA
- a CDS encoding response regulator transcription factor, translating to MYKILIVEDDEKIAHILEEHLGKYGYQSFRVEDLRRIKDEFVKINPHLVLLDINLPYFDGFYWCRQIRTVSNAPIIFVSARTGEMDQVMAIENGGDDYITKPFHLDIVMAKVKSALRRGYGEYAGSAESDCFGVSGLLLFPSQHTVEWQGKQIELTKNEFYLLECLMKQANQYVTREELLEALWDEIAFVDDNTLTVNVKRVRKKLEELGITDAIVTKRGYGYALLTEWGNDNEA from the coding sequence ATGTATAAAATATTAATTGTAGAAGACGATGAAAAGATTGCTCACATTTTAGAAGAGCACTTAGGGAAATATGGGTATCAGTCGTTTCGTGTGGAAGATTTACGCCGTATAAAAGATGAATTTGTAAAAATAAATCCACATTTAGTCTTACTGGATATTAATTTACCGTACTTTGATGGGTTTTACTGGTGTCGTCAAATTCGGACTGTTTCGAACGCACCAATTATTTTTGTTTCAGCACGAACGGGCGAAATGGATCAAGTGATGGCAATCGAAAATGGCGGGGATGATTATATTACAAAGCCATTCCATTTAGATATTGTGATGGCTAAAGTAAAGAGCGCACTGCGACGCGGATATGGGGAATATGCTGGGTCCGCAGAAAGCGACTGCTTTGGTGTAAGTGGATTGCTGTTATTTCCATCACAACATACAGTAGAGTGGCAAGGAAAACAAATCGAGCTGACCAAGAACGAATTTTATTTATTAGAATGTTTAATGAAACAGGCAAATCAATACGTGACACGAGAAGAGTTATTAGAGGCATTATGGGATGAAATCGCTTTTGTTGATGATAATACATTAACGGTGAATGTAAAGCGAGTACGAAAGAAGCTAGAGGAACTAGGGATTACAGATGCAATTGTAACAAAGCGTGGTTATGGTTATGCACTGCTTACAGAGTGGGGGAATGATAATGAAGCATAA
- the obgE gene encoding GTPase ObgE produces MFVDQVKIYVKGGDGGNGMVAYRREKYVPKGGPAGGDGGKGADVVFVVDEGLRTLMDFRYQRHFKADRGQHGMSKGQHGRKSEDLIVKVPPGTVVKDEATGQILADLVTHEQSAVIAKGGRGGRGNSRFATPTNPAPEIAENGEPGQERDVTLELKVLADVGLVGFPSVGKSTLLSVVSSARPKIAEYHFTTVVPNLGVVETGDNRSFVMADLPGLIEGAHAGVGLGHQFLRHIERTRVIVHVIDMSGLEGRDPYEDYVTINGELKEYNLRLTERPQVVVANKMDMPDAEENLQAFKEKVGDEVKIFPISAVTRQGVRDLLFEVANLLETTPEFPIHEVADESEASVMYKYESEGSKYEITRESDGTFVISGYDIEKTFKMTDFTRDESIRRFARQMRGMGIDEELRARGAKDGDIVKILEYQFEFID; encoded by the coding sequence ATGTTTGTAGATCAGGTCAAGATATATGTAAAAGGCGGCGACGGTGGAAACGGAATGGTTGCGTACCGTCGTGAGAAGTATGTTCCAAAAGGTGGCCCAGCAGGTGGTGACGGTGGTAAAGGTGCAGATGTTGTTTTCGTTGTAGACGAAGGATTACGTACATTAATGGACTTCCGCTATCAGCGTCATTTTAAGGCAGATCGCGGTCAACATGGAATGAGTAAAGGTCAACATGGCCGAAAATCTGAAGATTTAATTGTAAAGGTTCCGCCAGGTACAGTTGTAAAAGATGAAGCTACTGGTCAAATTCTTGCGGATTTAGTAACGCATGAACAATCAGCAGTTATCGCAAAAGGTGGCCGTGGTGGTCGTGGTAACTCACGTTTTGCGACACCAACGAACCCAGCTCCGGAAATCGCCGAGAATGGGGAACCAGGTCAAGAGCGTGATGTAACGTTAGAATTGAAAGTGTTAGCTGATGTTGGACTTGTTGGCTTCCCAAGTGTTGGTAAATCAACATTATTATCTGTTGTATCATCAGCACGTCCGAAAATTGCAGAATATCATTTTACAACAGTTGTTCCAAACCTTGGTGTTGTTGAAACAGGCGATAATCGTAGTTTCGTTATGGCTGACCTTCCAGGACTAATTGAAGGAGCACATGCCGGTGTTGGACTTGGACATCAATTCTTACGTCATATTGAGCGTACACGTGTTATCGTGCATGTAATTGATATGTCTGGTTTAGAAGGTCGTGATCCGTATGAGGATTACGTAACAATTAATGGTGAATTAAAAGAGTACAATCTGCGTTTAACAGAGCGTCCACAAGTTGTTGTTGCAAACAAAATGGATATGCCAGATGCAGAAGAAAACTTACAAGCGTTTAAAGAAAAAGTGGGCGATGAAGTTAAAATCTTCCCAATTTCTGCAGTAACAAGGCAGGGTGTTCGTGATTTACTATTCGAAGTAGCAAATCTATTAGAAACAACACCAGAATTCCCAATACATGAAGTTGCAGACGAATCTGAAGCAAGCGTAATGTACAAATATGAGTCTGAAGGCTCTAAATATGAAATTACACGTGAAAGTGATGGTACGTTTGTTATTTCTGGTTATGATATTGAGAAAACGTTCAAGATGACAGACTTCACTCGTGATGAATCTATACGCCGATTTGCTCGTCAAATGCGCGGAATGGGTATTGATGAAGAACTTCGTGCTCGCGGTGCAAAAGACGGTGACATTGTAAAAATTCTTGAATATCAATTTGAATTTATTGATTAA
- a CDS encoding Spo0B C-terminal domain-containing protein: protein MKEKWTIIDALRHSRHDWLNRMQMIKGNLSLGKAEEIHGLIDRFVQEARQESNLIGLSMPMFSEWILTYNWKQQPCLLEYEVLGKIHNLSHLDEVVCTWTNQFFSILQHSLDLYVENYVCITIECDAQDARFFFDFRGKLTDVEELQTWLANQDDEWCSISYTVRDEEISIILQLIEKSVVR from the coding sequence ATGAAGGAAAAATGGACAATTATTGATGCGCTGCGTCATTCGAGACATGATTGGCTCAATCGTATGCAGATGATTAAAGGAAACCTTTCGCTTGGAAAAGCGGAAGAGATTCATGGACTCATCGATCGTTTTGTCCAAGAAGCGAGACAAGAATCTAATCTGATCGGGCTGTCGATGCCTATGTTTTCAGAATGGATTTTAACATATAATTGGAAACAGCAACCGTGCTTATTGGAATACGAAGTATTAGGGAAAATACATAACTTATCTCATCTAGATGAGGTAGTTTGTACATGGACGAATCAATTTTTCTCAATACTCCAGCATAGTTTAGACCTTTATGTCGAAAATTATGTTTGTATCACAATCGAATGTGACGCGCAGGATGCTCGTTTCTTTTTTGATTTTCGTGGTAAGCTAACAGATGTAGAGGAACTACAAACGTGGCTTGCAAATCAAGATGATGAATGGTGTTCCATTTCTTATACAGTACGAGATGAAGAAATCTCAATTATATTACAACTAATCGAAAAAAGTGTGGTGAGATAA
- the rpmA gene encoding 50S ribosomal protein L27, translated as MLRLDLQFFASKKGVGSTKNGRDSQSKRLGAKRADGQMVSGGSILYRQRGTKIYPGVNVGRGGDDTLFAKVDGVVRFERLGRDRKQVSVYPVAQEA; from the coding sequence ATGTTAAGATTAGATCTTCAGTTTTTCGCATCTAAGAAAGGTGTAGGTAGTACAAAGAACGGTCGTGACTCTCAGTCAAAACGTCTTGGTGCTAAACGCGCAGATGGTCAAATGGTATCAGGTGGTTCAATTCTTTACCGTCAACGCGGTACAAAAATTTATCCAGGTGTTAACGTTGGTCGTGGTGGCGATGACACTTTATTCGCGAAAGTTGACGGCGTAGTACGCTTCGAGCGTCTTGGCCGTGACCGCAAACAAGTGAGCGTATATCCTGTTGCTCAAGAAGCATAA
- a CDS encoding ribosomal-processing cysteine protease Prp has protein sequence MIKITISRTKLGSIQSFKMTGHADYAPHGQDLVCAGTTAVVFGSINAVEVLCNVQATIELGSDGGFLTYELPNDLDAHTAEKAQTLLEGLVVSLKTIELDYGKYIRLIEKVQEV, from the coding sequence ATGATTAAAATTACGATAAGTCGCACGAAATTAGGAAGTATCCAATCATTTAAAATGACTGGGCATGCCGATTATGCGCCGCATGGACAAGATCTTGTCTGTGCTGGAACAACTGCGGTTGTGTTTGGATCTATAAATGCAGTGGAAGTACTTTGTAATGTGCAAGCAACTATTGAACTCGGAAGTGACGGCGGATTCTTAACGTATGAATTGCCTAATGATTTAGACGCTCATACAGCAGAAAAAGCACAAACACTTTTAGAAGGATTGGTTGTTTCGCTTAAGACGATTGAACTTGATTACGGAAAATATATCCGATTAATAGAAAAAGTGCAGGAGGTGTAA
- the rplU gene encoding 50S ribosomal protein L21 produces the protein MYAIIETGGKQIKVEAGQEIYIEKLDAEAGETVTFDKVLFVGGENVKVGSPVVEGATVTAKVEKQGRAKKIIVFKYKAKKNNRKKQGHRQPYTKLVIEAINA, from the coding sequence ATGTACGCAATTATCGAAACAGGTGGAAAACAAATTAAAGTTGAAGCTGGTCAAGAAATCTACATTGAAAAATTAGATGCTGAAGCTGGTGAAACTGTTACTTTTGACAAAGTTCTTTTCGTTGGTGGCGAAAACGTGAAAGTTGGTAGCCCAGTTGTAGAAGGTGCAACAGTTACTGCGAAAGTTGAAAAACAAGGTCGCGCTAAGAAAATCATCGTTTTCAAATACAAAGCGAAAAAGAACAATCGTAAAAAACAAGGTCATCGTCAACCTTACACTAAGCTAGTGATTGAAGCAATCAACGCTTAA
- a CDS encoding Rne/Rng family ribonuclease, protein MKTLYINYIGSEKRVAVEEEQEIVELLWQRNEEQEIVGHIFVGRVIRTIAGMNAAFVNIGLEKQAYLSYDDVPASYRVHEGQALLVQVVKEAIDTKGPKLTANIEFTGKYVVYMPYDEMCAVSRKIKQNKKRQQLLELQVDGGGGYIFRSACERGPIDEIQAEMHHFQQLFEELKKKEKQGKAPLLLHRPATFLDRVFQGIPIETISKVIVDAHGVLKELEDKVGKEKVSLYKEKSSLFNRYGVDRVIEKALQKIVWLPNGSYLLIEQMETMTVIDVNTGKFTGKQNLQDTVLRTNEIAAKEIARQLRLRDIGGMILIDFINMKKQADKEKVREALMASLQKDSTYTRVLGFTELGILEMTRKRKKHSLRDVLLEDCSHCQTTGYVASYETIAYELERELIAYSGMDDEAVLIAAHADVQKTFLHKGLQKNIPFQIHFIDEKSTKYSIVRFGTKQEIMERKNS, encoded by the coding sequence TTGAAGACGTTATACATCAACTACATCGGTTCGGAAAAACGAGTTGCTGTAGAAGAAGAACAAGAGATTGTTGAACTTCTATGGCAAAGAAATGAAGAACAAGAAATTGTAGGGCATATTTTTGTTGGCCGTGTGATTCGGACCATTGCTGGAATGAATGCTGCTTTCGTAAATATTGGTTTAGAGAAACAAGCATATCTCTCTTATGATGATGTCCCAGCATCATACCGGGTGCACGAAGGCCAAGCATTGCTTGTACAAGTTGTGAAAGAAGCGATTGATACAAAAGGTCCGAAACTAACAGCAAACATAGAATTCACCGGGAAATATGTCGTTTATATGCCTTATGACGAAATGTGTGCAGTTTCCCGGAAAATAAAACAGAACAAGAAACGACAACAATTGCTTGAGCTTCAAGTGGATGGTGGGGGAGGATATATTTTCCGCTCAGCATGTGAACGAGGCCCTATCGATGAAATACAGGCTGAGATGCATCATTTTCAGCAGCTGTTTGAGGAACTAAAAAAGAAGGAAAAACAAGGAAAGGCACCACTGTTACTTCATCGTCCAGCAACATTTTTAGATCGAGTGTTTCAAGGAATTCCGATTGAAACTATTTCAAAAGTGATCGTAGATGCACACGGTGTGCTAAAGGAGTTAGAAGACAAGGTAGGAAAAGAAAAAGTATCGCTATACAAGGAAAAGTCCTCTTTGTTTAATCGATATGGTGTAGATCGCGTTATTGAAAAAGCACTGCAAAAAATAGTATGGCTACCAAATGGATCCTATTTACTCATTGAACAAATGGAAACGATGACTGTCATCGATGTGAATACTGGTAAATTTACGGGAAAACAGAATTTACAAGATACGGTGCTGCGCACAAATGAAATAGCTGCAAAAGAAATTGCTCGTCAATTACGTTTGCGGGATATTGGTGGTATGATTTTAATTGATTTCATTAATATGAAGAAGCAGGCGGATAAAGAAAAAGTTAGAGAAGCTTTGATGGCATCTTTGCAGAAGGATAGTACATATACGAGAGTGCTTGGTTTTACAGAACTAGGTATTTTAGAAATGACACGTAAGCGCAAAAAACATTCGCTTCGTGATGTATTATTAGAAGACTGTTCTCATTGTCAAACGACCGGCTATGTGGCTTCTTATGAAACAATTGCATATGAACTGGAAAGAGAGCTCATTGCATATAGTGGTATGGATGATGAGGCGGTTTTAATCGCAGCGCATGCGGATGTACAAAAAACCTTTTTACATAAAGGATTGCAAAAAAACATACCATTTCAGATTCATTTCATAGATGAGAAATCTACGAAATATTCTATCGTTCGTTTTGGAACAAAGCAAGAAATTATGGAACGGAAAAATAGTTAG
- a CDS encoding M50 family metallopeptidase, whose amino-acid sequence MNKYSEVLSKIKIHPLFWGIIAIGIFTARFKELLILFCIVFLHELGHAFAAAHYKWRIKQIQLLPFGGVAELEEYGNKPLKEELIVVIAGPIQHIWMIGLAYVLYTAGWVGEELYHFFVWNNLIILCFNLLPIWPLDGGKILFNVLSHQFPYLQAHEKMMKLSCVFFSVILGWQLFWNSNNIMMWMLLLFLVISLYQEWKKRHYAFMRFLLERYYGNKRGIEKIAPIEVTTEDRLFTIFTQFRRGYKHSIVVRGKDKEHYTLDENELLYAYFTEKRTTSSVEELIG is encoded by the coding sequence TTGAATAAATATAGCGAAGTATTGTCAAAAATTAAGATACATCCTTTATTTTGGGGTATTATAGCAATCGGGATTTTTACGGCGCGTTTTAAAGAGTTACTTATTTTGTTTTGTATTGTCTTTCTGCATGAGTTAGGGCATGCGTTTGCTGCTGCCCATTATAAATGGCGTATAAAGCAAATACAGCTCTTGCCATTTGGTGGGGTAGCAGAGCTTGAGGAATACGGGAATAAACCGTTGAAAGAAGAGCTAATTGTTGTGATAGCAGGTCCCATTCAACATATATGGATGATAGGGTTAGCCTATGTATTGTATACGGCAGGATGGGTGGGTGAAGAACTTTATCATTTTTTTGTATGGAATAACTTAATTATTTTATGTTTTAATTTACTGCCGATTTGGCCTTTAGACGGAGGAAAGATTCTCTTCAATGTTTTATCTCATCAATTTCCTTATTTACAAGCACATGAAAAAATGATGAAACTATCGTGTGTTTTTTTTAGCGTGATACTAGGATGGCAACTGTTTTGGAATAGTAATAATATTATGATGTGGATGTTACTTCTGTTTTTAGTTATTTCTTTATACCAGGAGTGGAAGAAACGTCACTATGCATTTATGCGTTTTTTGCTAGAACGTTATTACGGAAACAAACGAGGTATTGAAAAGATTGCTCCGATTGAGGTGACAACGGAAGATCGGTTATTTACTATTTTCACACAGTTTCGTAGAGGATACAAACATTCTATTGTCGTCCGTGGAAAAGATAAAGAGCACTATACATTAGATGAAAATGAGCTGCTTTACGCGTACTTTACTGAAAAGCGAACAACTTCATCTGTAGAAGAGTTGATTGGTTAG
- a CDS encoding M23 family metallopeptidase, whose protein sequence is MKNRRVDEIRKRIAKRKEEQERLEEEQYFPQGDYEGETLLIEEGEKEVHPLFRKDVFLFKFLLAAILVLAVAILFKNAPSSFDGARTAVKQVMEEEFQFAAVSKWYEGQFGKPLAFLPSSEKKQGVKQKDYAVPASGKVMQSFQKDGQGVFVQTAVNATVEPVNEGVVIFAGKKEGFGNTVEIQHADGTESWYGNLSETTVKLYDYVEQKQKIGTVGSSGDDKNGKFYFAIKKNEKFIDPIQVISFE, encoded by the coding sequence ATGAAGAATAGACGTGTAGATGAGATTCGAAAGCGGATTGCGAAGAGAAAAGAAGAGCAAGAGCGACTGGAGGAAGAACAATATTTTCCCCAAGGGGATTACGAGGGAGAAACATTGCTGATTGAAGAAGGTGAAAAAGAGGTACATCCTCTATTTCGCAAGGATGTATTTTTATTTAAGTTTTTACTAGCAGCAATTCTCGTTCTCGCCGTAGCCATTTTATTTAAAAATGCCCCTTCCTCTTTTGATGGGGCACGAACAGCTGTAAAGCAGGTGATGGAAGAAGAGTTTCAATTTGCTGCTGTGTCAAAATGGTATGAAGGACAATTTGGAAAGCCACTTGCTTTCTTACCTTCAAGTGAAAAGAAGCAGGGAGTGAAGCAAAAGGATTATGCAGTTCCAGCTTCAGGGAAAGTTATGCAAAGTTTTCAAAAAGATGGTCAAGGTGTATTTGTACAAACAGCTGTAAATGCAACTGTTGAGCCTGTAAATGAAGGTGTTGTCATTTTCGCTGGCAAGAAAGAAGGATTTGGGAATACAGTTGAAATCCAACATGCAGATGGCACGGAATCATGGTATGGAAATTTGAGTGAGACAACTGTTAAATTATATGATTATGTTGAACAAAAACAAAAGATTGGAACAGTGGGTAGTAGCGGGGATGACAAGAATGGAAAATTTTATTTCGCAATCAAAAAAAATGAAAAATTTATCGATCCAATTCAGGTGATTTCATTTGAATAA
- the minD gene encoding septum site-determining protein MinD translates to MGEAIVITSGKGGVGKTTTSANIGTALALSGNKVCLIDTDIGLRNLDVVMGLENRIVFDLVDVVEGRCRLHQALIKDKRFDELYLLPAAQTSDKSAVTPEQMDELIQQLRQDYDYILIDCPAGIERGFKNAVAGADKAIVVTTPEVSSMRDADRVIGLLEKEDIEPPKLVINRVRSHMLQEQDMLDVDEIVRTLSVELLGVVEDDDAVIRATNTGEPVALQPSGKAALAYRNIARRLLGESVPLQAFEQERQSVFTKMKKFFGIR, encoded by the coding sequence GTGGGAGAGGCAATAGTAATTACATCTGGAAAAGGCGGAGTAGGAAAAACTACAACGTCTGCAAACATTGGTACAGCCTTAGCATTATCCGGAAACAAAGTATGTTTAATTGATACGGATATTGGTCTAAGAAACTTAGACGTAGTAATGGGGCTGGAAAATCGTATTGTATTTGATCTTGTCGATGTCGTCGAAGGGCGTTGTCGTTTACATCAGGCTCTTATTAAAGATAAGCGCTTTGATGAGCTCTATTTATTACCTGCAGCACAAACGAGTGATAAATCAGCGGTAACACCTGAACAAATGGATGAGTTAATACAACAATTACGTCAAGATTATGATTACATATTAATTGATTGTCCTGCCGGTATTGAGCGGGGATTTAAAAATGCGGTAGCTGGTGCGGATAAAGCAATTGTTGTAACGACACCTGAAGTATCTTCTATGCGTGATGCAGATCGCGTTATTGGACTTTTAGAAAAAGAAGATATTGAACCACCAAAACTTGTTATAAACCGTGTACGTAGTCATATGCTACAAGAACAGGATATGCTAGATGTAGATGAAATTGTACGTACACTTTCAGTTGAGTTACTTGGTGTTGTCGAAGATGATGATGCAGTTATTCGCGCTACAAATACAGGAGAACCTGTAGCATTGCAGCCGAGTGGCAAAGCAGCTCTAGCTTACCGTAATATTGCAAGACGTCTGTTAGGTGAGTCTGTACCGTTACAGGCGTTTGAACAGGAAAGACAATCTGTCTTTACAAAAATGAAAAAATTCTTCGGAATTCGTTAA
- the minC gene encoding septum site-determining protein MinC: MEEKKQQNVTIKGTKDGLTLHLDDCCAFSELLQELDEKLSTHYYDGDGRSLIEVHAKVGNRYLTEVQQEELRTLVRNKKNLVVDSIESDVITKAEAVAWKEETEIVPVSKIVRSGQVLHVKGNLLLIGDVNPGGTVIAGGNIFVIGALRGIAHAGYYGDAEAVIAASVMNPMQLRISDVTMRAPEEKEDGADPAECAYIDENNHIVVDRLQLLTHLRPNLTKLERGIV; this comes from the coding sequence GTGGAAGAAAAAAAGCAACAAAATGTAACGATAAAAGGGACAAAAGATGGACTGACACTGCACCTGGATGATTGCTGTGCATTTTCGGAATTACTGCAAGAACTGGATGAAAAACTTTCAACTCACTATTACGATGGCGATGGACGCTCGTTAATCGAAGTGCATGCCAAAGTTGGCAATCGCTATTTGACAGAAGTACAACAGGAAGAGCTTCGTACTTTAGTTCGTAATAAAAAAAATCTTGTTGTTGATTCGATTGAGAGTGATGTTATAACGAAAGCAGAAGCTGTAGCGTGGAAAGAAGAAACGGAAATTGTCCCTGTTTCCAAAATTGTTCGCTCAGGTCAAGTGTTGCATGTAAAAGGAAATTTATTATTAATTGGAGATGTTAATCCAGGCGGAACGGTTATCGCTGGAGGAAATATTTTTGTCATCGGAGCATTACGAGGTATTGCACATGCAGGATATTATGGGGATGCAGAGGCCGTTATTGCGGCATCTGTTATGAATCCAATGCAACTTCGAATTAGTGATGTGACGATGCGGGCTCCGGAAGAGAAAGAAGACGGAGCAGACCCGGCGGAATGTGCGTATATTGATGAGAACAATCACATTGTTGTCGATCGCCTTCAACTTCTCACTCATCTTAGACCTAATTTAACAAAGTTAGAAAGGGGAATTGTATAG
- the mreD gene encoding rod shape-determining protein MreD, with protein MTILKRTILPLLLLFVFLLENMFSTVVPTELFWKSSIASPHFFMIVLCFITVYFSPLQGIYYGLLFGFLFDTVYTELVGVYIFAYPILTYLVYNAMRVLQLNLFIVSFIVFASIAALEYYVYGFLTLLGRIHVPAHIFFSDRLLATLLLNGIFLLLFCFPLRRYLVRLSKATEEKEKRIF; from the coding sequence ATGACTATTTTAAAAAGGACCATTCTTCCTCTCCTGCTTCTTTTCGTATTTTTACTTGAAAATATGTTTTCTACTGTGGTTCCAACGGAATTGTTTTGGAAGAGCAGTATTGCATCGCCGCACTTTTTTATGATTGTACTATGTTTTATTACCGTTTATTTTAGCCCATTGCAAGGTATTTACTATGGGCTGTTATTCGGTTTTTTATTTGATACTGTATATACGGAACTTGTTGGTGTATATATATTTGCTTATCCGATTTTAACGTATCTTGTTTACAATGCGATGAGAGTTTTACAATTGAATTTATTCATTGTTTCTTTTATCGTGTTCGCGAGTATTGCAGCATTAGAGTATTATGTATATGGATTTTTAACGTTATTAGGTCGTATTCATGTACCAGCGCATATCTTTTTCTCAGATCGTCTCCTTGCTACGTTATTGCTAAATGGAATTTTTTTATTGCTATTTTGTTTTCCGCTGAGACGATATCTTGTACGTCTTTCAAAAGCCACGGAGGAAAAAGAAAAAAGGATTTTCTGA